GCCAAACACGTACGAGCCCGCCACCAGCACCGTCGCCCCCGCCTCCACCACCCGCCGCGCCGTCTCCGCGTTGATGCCCCCGTCCACCTCGATGTCCGTGTTCAACCCCCGAGCGTCCATCATCGCCCTCAGCCGCCGCACCTTGTCCACCGTCGACTCGATGAAGCTCTGCCCCCCAAACCCCGGGTTCACACTCATCAACAGCACCATCTCCACCTCCCCCAACACGTCCTCCACCGCGGACACTGGCGTCGAGGGGTTCAGCACCACCGCCGGCCGCGCGCCCGCCTGGCGGATCTGCTGCAACGTCCGGTGCAGGTGAGGGCTCGCCTCCACGTGAACCGTCAGGATGTCCGCTCCCGCCTTCGCGAACGCCTCCACGTACCGCTCCGGCTCCACGATCATCAGATGCACGTCCAGCGGCCGGGTCGCCGACCGCTTGATGGCCTCCACCACCACCGGCCCGATCGTGATGTTCGGCACGAACCGGCCATCCATGACATCCACGTGAACCCAGTCCGCCCCCGCCGCCTCCACGGCGCGCACTTCCTCCGCCAGACGGCCGAAATCACAGGACAACAGCGACGGAGAGACGCGAACGGGACGGTTCATGGCGGGTCCGCTTCTTAACCGCTCCGGGTTTCCAACGGTACCGGACATTCCCTGCATGCACGCCGGTGGACACCCCGCTATCCAGTATGGTGGGCGGCCAGGCAGGCCGGACCCTCACGCGTCGTGCTACAACATGCGTGCCGACCCAACCCACGCCGTCACCCGGAGTCGCTCACCGGTGCTTTTCTCGTCCGACGAAAACGCTCTGACCCGCCGTCTTCAAAAGCTCACGTCCATTCTCGACGTGACCAAGGCGATGAGCGCCGAGCGCGATCTCGACCTGCTCCTGCCTCTCATCATCTATGAGGCCTCCAAGGTCGTCGAGGCTGACCGCTGCTCGCTCTTCATCCTCGACCGCGAGCGCAATGAGCTGTGGAGCAAGGTCGCTCAGGGCTCCAAGAACGAGATCCGCCTGCCCGTCGGCAGCGGCATCGCCGGCCAGGTCGCCGCCACCGGCGCCGTCATCAACATCCCGGATGCCTACTCCGACGAGCGTTTCAACCGCTCCTTCGACATCTCCAGCGGCTACCGCACGCAGACCATCCTCTGCGTCCCCATGCGCGATGCCAATGGTGAAGTCACCGGCGTCATCCAGGCCCTCAACAAGCGCGGCGGCCGCAGCTTCGACGCCGAGGACGAGGAGCTGCTGCTCGCTCTGGGCGCCCAGGCCGCTGGCGCCATCGAGAACGCCCTGCTCCACGAGGAGATCAACCGTCTCTTCGAGGGCTTCGTCTCCGCCTCCGTCGTCGCCATCGAAGCGCGCGACCCGTCCACCGCCGGTCACTCCGGCCGCGTGGCCGACCTCACCGTGTCGCTCGCTCAGACCCTCGAGCACCTGGAGAACGGCTCCTACGCCAACACCCGCTTCTCCGCCGTGGAGTTGCAGGAGCTGCGCTACGCCTCGCTGCTCCATGACTTCGGCAAGGTCGGCGTGCGCGAGGCCGTGCTCGTCAAGGCCGAGAAGCTCTACCCCCATGAGCTGGAGATGCTGCGCGCCCGCTTCCAGATCGCGCGCAAGGATCTGCAGCTCCAGAGCTACCGCCGCCGCCTCGCCGCCGTGAAGGTACGCGGCGACAAGGCCCTCGCCGAGATCGACGGCGAGGAGGATGAGCGGCTCGCCGAGGACCTCAAGCGCCTGGATGAAGTGTTCGACTTCCTCCTCACCTGCAACCGCCCCACCGTGCTCGCCCAGGGCGGCTTCGAGCGCCTCACCGAGCTGCGCAAGCTCACCTATACCGACTCGCGCGAGCAGTCCCAGCCACTGCTGCTCGACGGAGAGATCCGCTCGCTGTCCATCCCCCGTGGCACCCTCTCCACCGAGGAGCGCAAGGAGATCGAGAGCCACGTCGAGCACACCTACCGCTTCCTCTCGCAGATCCCCTGGACGCGCGCCCTGCGCCGCGTGCCGGAGATCGCCTACGCCCACCACGAGAAGCTCGATGGCACCGGCTACCCCCGCGCCATCCCCGAGAAGACCATCCCCGTGCAGTCGAAGATGATGGCCATCTCGGACATCTACGACGCGCTCACCGCCTCCGATCGGCCCTACAAGAAGGCCGTACCCCACACGCTCGCCCTCGACATCCTCAACAAGGAGGCCAAGGGCGGACAGCTCGACCGCGAGCTGCTCACCGTGTTCATCGAGGCGGAGATCCCCCGGAAGGCCCTGGGCTCCGTGAAGTAAGGCGTTCCGGCTTCGCCGCATCCTCATCCTCGGCGTGCTGCGCCCGAACGGCGCCGACGGCGGGTTCCAGCACCTGAAGCACCTGCTGGCCCCGAGGCTCGACGCGGAAGGGGGTACCCTCGTGCTCAGCGCCCACCAGACCCAGGCCACCGAGCTCGGCGGCGGCCTGCTCCACCCGCCCGTCAACGGCCACTCCTTCGTCGCGAAGTACACGATGAGCGGCGCCTTCCGCTGGGCCCGGGTGGTGGCCATGACCAGCTACTCCCCGCATGTGGCGCTGCTGCCGGATGGCGGGACCGTGGGCGTGCTGCCCGTCTTCGATCGCGTCTTCTTCGATCAGAGAACCTGGAGCAGCACCGGCCGGTTCGACACGCTCTTCTTCAACGCCGGGCCCTAGCCCGCAAAGCAGAAGCCCCTCCCACCGGGTGGTGTGGAGGGGCTTCTTTACTTCCGCGCTACGAAGCTCCGCCCTGGATGGTGTGCAGCCGCAGGCTGTTGATCTTGCCCGGCTGCCCCACCGGCGCGCCGTAGACGATGACGATGCGATCGCCCGCCCGGGCCAGCCCACGCGCCAGGAGCTCCTCCTCCACGCGGCGCACCATCGCCTCCGTGTCCTGGATGGGCTCCAGCACCCGCGGCACCACGCCCCACAGGAGCGCCAGCCGGCGGCGCACTTCCTGGTTCGGGCTGAACGCGACAATCGGAACCGGCGGCCGGTAGTGCGCCAGCAGCCGCGCCGTCACGCCCGACAGCGTGAACGCCGCGATGAGCGAGGCTCCGCTCGCCGCCGCCGCCTGGCACGCCACCCGGGCAATCACGTCCGGGAAGTGCGCCGGCAGCCCCAGCGGCGCGTCGATGATCCGCCCCAGGTTCTGCACCCGCCCCGCCGACTCGGCCGCCAGCACGATGCGGTCCATCATCTGCACCGACTCGATCGGGTACTTGCCGCTGGCCGTCTCGCCCGACAGCATCACCGCGTCCGCCCCATCGAACACCGCGTTGGCCACGTCGCT
This portion of the Hyalangium ruber genome encodes:
- the rpe gene encoding ribulose-phosphate 3-epimerase, translated to MNRPVRVSPSLLSCDFGRLAEEVRAVEAAGADWVHVDVMDGRFVPNITIGPVVVEAIKRSATRPLDVHLMIVEPERYVEAFAKAGADILTVHVEASPHLHRTLQQIRQAGARPAVVLNPSTPVSAVEDVLGEVEMVLLMSVNPGFGGQSFIESTVDKVRRLRAMMDARGLNTDIEVDGGINAETARRVVEAGATVLVAGSYVFGSKDYAQAIRSLRPEG
- a CDS encoding GAF and HD-GYP domain-containing protein, which encodes MSAERDLDLLLPLIIYEASKVVEADRCSLFILDRERNELWSKVAQGSKNEIRLPVGSGIAGQVAATGAVINIPDAYSDERFNRSFDISSGYRTQTILCVPMRDANGEVTGVIQALNKRGGRSFDAEDEELLLALGAQAAGAIENALLHEEINRLFEGFVSASVVAIEARDPSTAGHSGRVADLTVSLAQTLEHLENGSYANTRFSAVELQELRYASLLHDFGKVGVREAVLVKAEKLYPHELEMLRARFQIARKDLQLQSYRRRLAAVKVRGDKALAEIDGEEDERLAEDLKRLDEVFDFLLTCNRPTVLAQGGFERLTELRKLTYTDSREQSQPLLLDGEIRSLSIPRGTLSTEERKEIESHVEHTYRFLSQIPWTRALRRVPEIAYAHHEKLDGTGYPRAIPEKTIPVQSKMMAISDIYDALTASDRPYKKAVPHTLALDILNKEAKGGQLDRELLTVFIEAEIPRKALGSVK